GCAAGATCTACACCGACGTCTCCTACATCGCCTGCGCGCGCAAGCTGCTCGACGCGCGCGACGCGGTGTTCCCCCAGTTCGCGACCCACAATGCGCAGACGCTAGCGACGATCTACCAGCTCGCCGGGCCGGACTTCACTATCGGCGACTATGAATTCCAGTGCCTGCACGGCATGGGCGAGCCGCTCTATGACGAGGTGGTCGGCCGCGAGAAGCTGGACCGGCCGTGCCGTATCTATGCGCCGGTCGGCACCCACGAGACCTTGCTCGCCTATCTGGTCCGCCGCCTGCTGGAGAACGGCGCCAACTCCTCCTTCGTCAACCGCATCGGCGATCCCGCGGTGCCGATCGAGGCGCTGGTCGCCGATCCGATCGAGGAGGTCGCCGCGATGGCGGTGCCGGGCCTGCCGCACGACCAGATCGCGCTGCCGGCCGACATCTACGGTGCGCGCCGCAACTCCGCCGGCCTCGATCTCGCCGACGAGGCGACGCTGGCGATGCTGGCCGAGGCGCTGACCGAGAGCGCCGGCGCGGCCTGGACCGCCGCGCCTACCGATGGAGAGAGCGAACCGCAGCCGGTGCGCAACCCGGCCGATCATCGCGATATCGTCGGCACCGTCGTCGAGGCGAGCGAGGCCGAGGCACGGGCGGCGATGGCGCGCGCCGCCCTCGCCGCGCCGGGCTGGGCGGCGACCGATGTCGCCGATCGCGCCGCCTGCCTCGATCGCGCCGCCGATCTGATGCAGGCCAGGATGCCGGCGCTGATCGGTCTCGCGATCCGCGAGGCCGGCAAGTCGGCCGCCAACGCGATCGCCGAGGTCCGCGAGGCGATCGACTTCCTGCGTTATTATGCCGCCGAAGCCCGCCGCACGATCGGCCACGAGCAGCGCCCGCTCGGCCCGATCGTCTGCATCAGCCCGTGGAACTTCCCGCTGGCGATCTTCAGCGGGCAGGTCGCGGCGGCGCTGGTCGCCGGCAATAGCGTGCTGGCCAAGCCGGCCGAGGAGACGCCGCTGATCGCGGCCGAAGCGATCCGCATCCTGCTGGCGGCGGGCGTACCGGCCGGCGCAGTCCAGCTCGTCCCCGGGGCCGGCGCGATCGGCGCCGCGCTGGTCGGCGATCCGCGCACCGCCGGCGTGATGTTCACCGGATCGACCGAGGTCGCCCGGCTGATCCAGAAGCAGCTCGCGACACGGGTGTCTGCCGATGGCCGCCCGATCCCGCTGATCGCCGAGACCGGCGGCCAGAATGCGATGATCGTGGATTCCTCCGCGCTGGCCGAACAGGTGGTCGCCGACGTGATCGCCTCCGCCTTCGACAGCGCCGGCCAGCGCTGCTCGGCGCTGCGCCTGCTCTGCCTGCAGGAGGAGGTCGCCGATCGCACGCTGGCGATGCTGCGCGGCGCGGTGCAGGAGACGCGGATCGGCCGCCCCGACCGCCTCGCCGTCGATATCGGCCCGGTGATCACCGCCGAGGCGCAGGCCAACATCGTCCGCCACGTCGAGGCGATGCGCACCGCCGGCCGGCCGGTCGAGCAGGCGGAACTCGGTGACGACGCGACGCACGGCACCTTCGTGCCGCCGACGATCATCGAGATCGGATCGATCAAGGATCTCGGCCGCGAGGTGTTCGGCCCGGTGCTGCACGTCATCCGCTACCGGAGCGGCGACCTCGACGCGCTGGTCGCCGCGATCAACGCCACCGGCTACGGCCTGACCTTCGGCCTCCATACCCGGCTGGACGACACGATCGAGCAGGTTACGCGGCGGATCGAGGCGGGCAATCTCTACGTCAACCGCAACATCATCGGCGCGGTGGTCGGCGTGCAGCCGTTCGGCGGGCGCGGCCTGTCGGGCACCGGCCCCAAGGCCGGCGGCCCGCTCTATCTGACCAGGCTGGTGGCCAATCCGGCGCGGCCGGAACGGGCGGCGCCGGCACCGCGCCCAATACTCGCGGCTTTCGCGGAATGGCTGGACGCGCAAGGCCGCCCCGAGACGGCAGAGACGGTGCGAGCCTTCGGGCGCCAGTCGCGCTTCGGCGAACAGGTCGAGCTTCCCGGCCCGGTCGGCGAACGCAATCTCTACGCGATCCACCCGCGCGGACGGGTCGCGCTTTCCGCCCACAGCGAGCGCGGATTGTGGACGCAGATCGGTGCCGTGCTGGCGACGGGCAATCATGCCGTCATCGACGCCACGCGGGCGCAGCGCGCGTGGCTGGACGGTCTTCCCGCGACCGTGGCCCAGCATCTCACCTGGTCGGACCATGCACTGGGCGAGGCGGGCATTGCTGCCGCGCTGGTGGAAGGCGATGCGAGCGATATCCTGCTGGCATCCCGCACATTGGCCGATCGCGACGGTGCGATCGTGACGATGCAGGCAGGCGATCCGGCAGGGCCGGTGCTCGACTGGCTGATCGAGGAGGTCTCGACGTCGATCAACACCACCGCCGCCGGCGGCAATGCGAGCCTGATGGCCGTCTCCTGATGCCGTGCCCCGAGCCGCTTCCCGCCAGATGACGGGAAACGGCTCGCGACGTGGCGGTTATGCGTTCGGCACGTCCCGCGCCGGGCGGTTCGCCGCGTACAGGCCGAATGCCGCGATGATCAGGTAGCACAGCGCCGGCACGAACAGCGCCAGACGCAGGCCGATATGATCGGCGAATTCGCCGGTCAGCGGCGGGATGATCGCGCCGCCCACGATCGCCATGCAGATGATCCCCGATCCTTCCGCCGCACGCTTGCCGAGGCCTTCGCAGCCGAGCGTGAAGATGGTCGGGAACATGATCGAATTGACCAGGCCGATCGCCAGCAGCGCATAGCCCGAGATGAAGCCGTGGCCGCCCATCGAGATCAGGATCAGCGCGATCGCGGCCGACGCCACGCCGGCCAGCACCTTGCCCGGCGAGATCACGCGCAGGATGTAGGAGCCGATGAAGCGACCGACCATCGCGCCGCCCCAATAGAGCGCGACATGCTTGCCGGCCGAGGCCTGCGGCAGTGCCAGCGTATCGGCCTGCATCAGATAGTTCACGATCAGCGAGCCGATCGACACTTCGGCACCGACATAGAGGAAGATGCACAGCGTGCCGAAGCTGAAGCGCGGCAGCTTGAGCAGGGTGAAGGCCTGGAGGATGCTCTCCTCGGCCGGGGCCGCCTTCAGGCGGTTGCGCTGGGTCCACACCACGCCGGCGAGCAGCGTCAGTGCGATGGCGAGGCCGATATAGGTGTGGGTGAC
This genomic window from Sphingomonas abietis contains:
- the putA gene encoding trifunctional transcriptional regulator/proline dehydrogenase/L-glutamate gamma-semialdehyde dehydrogenase, with protein sequence MPDTPVTSATPDAPFARFAPAVRPADPLRRAITAAARCPETACVPALVAAATLPDALRTAAAGTARMLIERLRAKGTRGGVQALVREYALSSQEGVALMCLAEALLRIPDTATRDALIRDKVGGGDWSSHLGDGRSLFVNAATWGLVVTGKLTTGADDRGLASALARLVARVGEPVIRRGVDLAMRMMGEQFVTGQTIEEALKRSRPLETRGFAYSYDMLGEAAATAADAARYYADYEQAIHAIGKASAGRGIHAGPGISIKLSALHPRYSRAQADRVMTELLPDVRALAALASSYDIGFNIDAEEADRLELSLDILQSLAEDPALAGWNGLGFVVQAYGKRCPFVIDFVIALARRTGRRIMVRLVKGAYWDAEIKRAQVDGQADFPVYTRKIYTDVSYIACARKLLDARDAVFPQFATHNAQTLATIYQLAGPDFTIGDYEFQCLHGMGEPLYDEVVGREKLDRPCRIYAPVGTHETLLAYLVRRLLENGANSSFVNRIGDPAVPIEALVADPIEEVAAMAVPGLPHDQIALPADIYGARRNSAGLDLADEATLAMLAEALTESAGAAWTAAPTDGESEPQPVRNPADHRDIVGTVVEASEAEARAAMARAALAAPGWAATDVADRAACLDRAADLMQARMPALIGLAIREAGKSAANAIAEVREAIDFLRYYAAEARRTIGHEQRPLGPIVCISPWNFPLAIFSGQVAAALVAGNSVLAKPAEETPLIAAEAIRILLAAGVPAGAVQLVPGAGAIGAALVGDPRTAGVMFTGSTEVARLIQKQLATRVSADGRPIPLIAETGGQNAMIVDSSALAEQVVADVIASAFDSAGQRCSALRLLCLQEEVADRTLAMLRGAVQETRIGRPDRLAVDIGPVITAEAQANIVRHVEAMRTAGRPVEQAELGDDATHGTFVPPTIIEIGSIKDLGREVFGPVLHVIRYRSGDLDALVAAINATGYGLTFGLHTRLDDTIEQVTRRIEAGNLYVNRNIIGAVVGVQPFGGRGLSGTGPKAGGPLYLTRLVANPARPERAAPAPRPILAAFAEWLDAQGRPETAETVRAFGRQSRFGEQVELPGPVGERNLYAIHPRGRVALSAHSERGLWTQIGAVLATGNHAVIDATRAQRAWLDGLPATVAQHLTWSDHALGEAGIAAALVEGDASDILLASRTLADRDGAIVTMQAGDPAGPVLDWLIEEVSTSINTTAAGGNASLMAVS
- a CDS encoding sugar MFS transporter → MDAPELRTFVFALFFVFGGITSLNDVVIPKLKDLFTLSYGQAMLVQSAFFGAYLICSIPAAAIVARAGYMRAASIGLLIMTVGCLLFIPAAASSQYAYFLAAMFVLGAGITTVQVVSNPLISLLGPSRTASSRLTFAQAFNSLGTTIFPIIGSIIILGSLSKVDPASLTGAALDAFRAAEARVVTHTYIGLAIALTLLAGVVWTQRNRLKAAPAEESILQAFTLLKLPRFSFGTLCIFLYVGAEVSIGSLIVNYLMQADTLALPQASAGKHVALYWGGAMVGRFIGSYILRVISPGKVLAGVASAAIALILISMGGHGFISGYALLAIGLVNSIMFPTIFTLGCEGLGKRAAEGSGIICMAIVGGAIIPPLTGEFADHIGLRLALFVPALCYLIIAAFGLYAANRPARDVPNA